From the Synechococcus sp. UW179A genome, one window contains:
- a CDS encoding TIGR03894 family protein, with protein MADKELLREVALELWGSVKKLRPGLPRESRLELTLKALMVIGDLHDQVQAAVVVGVIAEQEPPENEPEGQDVTKSADSAPEVEQTPDGRRVVRRRSRSA; from the coding sequence ATGGCAGACAAGGAACTCCTCAGAGAGGTGGCGCTTGAGCTCTGGGGCTCAGTCAAGAAACTGCGTCCAGGCCTGCCGAGGGAGTCTCGGCTTGAGCTCACGCTCAAAGCCTTAATGGTGATTGGCGATCTGCATGACCAGGTGCAGGCTGCTGTGGTGGTCGGCGTGATCGCTGAACAGGAACCCCCAGAGAACGAGCCTGAAGGGCAAGACGTGACCAAGTCGGCAGACTCTGCTCCCGAGGTCGAACAGACACCTGACGGTCGCCGGGTGGTTCGTCGTCGCTCCCGCTCTGCCTGA